From Jeotgalibaca dankookensis, one genomic window encodes:
- a CDS encoding DsbA family protein has product MHTNNQTLQNSKDAIKHFDLYLFVNPIGLKCYHSEQEVLRYIESIADNKNVKIHFRFLTFHNFNTVSFYMRRMDLPVNDLQLRNQVYQTIYDASLAYKAALMQGKKRGRNFLLLLQKELTVNLALYSDQLLKKIAKGANLDVEMFFEDKDSDFVKSSYDADQRIGQEMNIKQTPSLVIFGNDNQQFGILLEEIINFERLEEAFNHSDLKLTQSNNILPVSKNYLQILK; this is encoded by the coding sequence ATGCATACAAACAATCAAACATTGCAAAATTCAAAAGATGCGATTAAGCATTTTGACTTGTATTTATTCGTCAATCCCATCGGTTTGAAATGCTATCATAGCGAGCAGGAAGTGCTTCGCTACATCGAGAGTATTGCGGATAATAAAAATGTAAAAATTCACTTTCGTTTTCTGACCTTTCATAACTTCAATACCGTTAGCTTTTATATGAGACGTATGGATTTACCGGTTAACGACCTTCAATTACGTAACCAAGTTTATCAAACGATATATGATGCTAGTCTTGCCTATAAAGCAGCTTTGATGCAAGGGAAAAAACGTGGAAGAAACTTTCTTTTGCTCCTGCAAAAGGAATTAACAGTTAACTTAGCACTGTATTCGGATCAACTTTTGAAAAAAATTGCTAAAGGTGCTAACTTAGATGTCGAGATGTTCTTTGAGGATAAAGATTCTGACTTTGTTAAGAGTAGTTATGATGCTGACCAACGAATTGGGCAAGAGATGAATATTAAACAGACACCTTCCCTAGTCATTTTTGGAAATGACAACCAACAATTTGGTATTTTATTGGAAGAAATCATCAATTTCGAACGCTTAGAAGAAGCGTTTAACCATTCAGATCTCAAACTTACTCAGAGTAACAATATTCTTCCTGTCAGTAAAAATTATTTACAAATTCTAAAATAA
- a CDS encoding CYTH domain-containing protein: MSHQIEKEFKNLLTKDEYEQLLTVFELDGKEPVHQINVYYDTADGQLRHQGMGLRIRIYDDFSEQTLKSPLGEHEMLETTDPLSLEEGNHLVRNGQLKLNGDVARLLKEKEIAIENIEPVGQLSTFRYIIPVPEGEFCLDASYYQDQNDYELEFETNDVEIGLPVFEKFLVKHGINRRKTLQKIARALNYPNK; encoded by the coding sequence ATGAGTCACCAAATTGAGAAAGAATTCAAAAACTTATTGACTAAAGATGAATATGAGCAACTGCTCACCGTTTTTGAGTTAGACGGCAAAGAGCCCGTTCACCAGATCAATGTTTATTATGATACAGCAGATGGTCAATTACGCCACCAGGGCATGGGGCTGAGAATCCGAATTTATGATGACTTTTCGGAACAAACATTAAAGTCTCCTTTAGGAGAGCATGAGATGCTTGAAACGACAGATCCTTTAAGTTTAGAAGAAGGAAATCATTTAGTTCGTAATGGACAACTAAAGTTAAATGGGGACGTTGCCCGTTTATTAAAAGAAAAAGAGATTGCTATTGAAAATATAGAGCCTGTGGGGCAGTTATCGACTTTCCGCTACATCATTCCTGTTCCCGAAGGTGAATTTTGTCTCGATGCGAGTTATTACCAAGATCAAAATGACTATGAATTGGAATTTGAAACAAACGACGTTGAAATTGGGTTACCTGTTTTTGAAAAATTTCTTGTTAAACATGGGATTAATCGACGCAAGACACTACAAAAAATCGCACGCGCACTTAATTATCCAAATAAATAA
- a CDS encoding GTP pyrophosphokinase: MENNLITNWDSFLAPYEQAVEELKIKLKGIRKQYREVNSHAPIEFITGRIKTKESILEKAEIRGIALDRLEEDIEDIAGIRIMCQFVEDIHEVVRLLRARNDLHIIIERDYITHKKESGYRSYHLVIEYPVQRIGGEKIVMCEVQIRTLAMNFWATIEHTLNYKYQGEYPQVLHDRLIRAAEAAFLLDTEMSEIREEIMEANYFFSDKKKNVN, from the coding sequence ATGGAAAATAATCTTATTACAAATTGGGATTCCTTCCTTGCTCCGTACGAGCAAGCTGTGGAGGAGCTAAAAATTAAATTAAAGGGAATTCGAAAGCAATATCGTGAAGTCAATTCCCACGCACCCATAGAATTTATTACTGGACGAATAAAAACCAAAGAGAGTATTTTAGAAAAGGCTGAAATTCGAGGTATTGCTTTGGATCGTTTAGAAGAAGACATTGAAGACATAGCGGGTATTCGAATTATGTGTCAGTTTGTTGAAGATATTCATGAAGTCGTTCGTCTACTGCGAGCGCGTAATGATCTTCATATTATAATTGAACGCGATTACATTACTCATAAAAAAGAAAGTGGGTATCGCTCCTATCATTTAGTCATTGAATATCCGGTACAGCGCATTGGCGGAGAGAAGATCGTGATGTGCGAGGTGCAAATTAGAACCTTAGCAATGAACTTTTGGGCCACAATTGAGCATACATTAAATTATAAATATCAAGGAGAATACCCACAAGTTCTGCACGATCGTTTAATACGAGCAGCCGAAGCTGCTTTCCTTTTGGATACGGAAATGTCAGAAATTCGTGAGGAAATTATGGAAGCAAATTATTTCTTTTCAGATAAAAAGAAAAATGTAAATTAG
- a CDS encoding NAD kinase yields the protein MRVALVSYDKPQTIALAEEFLQKIAGTRITIDEENPELIVTIGGDGTLLSAFHKYNHLLDKVRFIGIHTGHLGFYTDWRSFELDEMIEGLLQDEGESVSYPVLDVKIKYRDKKEPSHFIALNEAVLKKISGTMVCDIYVKDELFETFRGDGVCVATPTGSTGINKSLGGAVIHPRTEAIQLTELASVNNRVYRTLISPMIIAKDEWIVLKPEQQDGLILSIDNLSFDKQNIESITYRIADKRVHFARYRHMHFWSRVENSFIGKKDYYGENERDV from the coding sequence ATGCGTGTCGCACTGGTTAGTTATGATAAACCTCAAACCATTGCATTAGCTGAGGAATTTCTACAGAAAATTGCTGGAACAAGAATTACCATTGATGAAGAAAATCCTGAATTGATTGTGACAATTGGCGGAGATGGTACCTTGTTATCAGCCTTTCACAAATATAATCATTTGTTAGATAAAGTACGCTTCATTGGTATCCATACCGGCCACTTAGGTTTCTATACGGATTGGCGAAGTTTTGAACTAGATGAGATGATTGAAGGGCTTCTGCAAGATGAAGGTGAAAGCGTCAGTTATCCAGTCTTAGATGTTAAAATTAAATACCGTGATAAAAAAGAACCTTCGCACTTTATTGCTTTAAATGAAGCTGTTTTGAAAAAGATTAGCGGTACGATGGTTTGCGACATTTATGTTAAGGATGAACTGTTTGAAACCTTTCGAGGTGATGGGGTCTGTGTCGCAACACCTACTGGTTCGACTGGTATAAATAAATCGTTAGGGGGAGCTGTGATTCACCCACGAACCGAAGCGATTCAATTAACTGAGTTAGCATCTGTCAATAACCGCGTTTATCGAACCCTAATCTCACCCATGATTATTGCAAAAGATGAGTGGATTGTCTTGAAGCCTGAACAACAAGACGGTTTGATTTTATCCATTGATAATTTGTCTTTTGATAAGCAAAATATTGAATCGATTACTTATCGAATAGCGGATAAACGCGTTCATTTTGCGCGTTATCGTCATATGCATTTTTGGAGTCGCGTTGAAAATTCTTTTATTGGTAAAAAAGATTATTACGGAGAAAACGAAAGGGATGTTTAA
- a CDS encoding NAD(P)-dependent oxidoreductase gives MANILINEKLKESQLKTIAELLPEYEILTELETDKLRNTEVIVNWSKKMTELWEEGKFPNLKWVQATSAGVSYLPLKKFQEKGIVLTNASGIHKYTITEHIVGVLLSYLRDFDQLKENQEKKHWTNEVRVKQLYGKTILIYGIGSIGRQLARVCQSFGMHVIGVNTSGDAVDEADKTLSQENSDTRIQDADIIVNILPETQETIGFFNHQRFQKMKAQTLFVNVGRGSAVDTEALIEALDNDIIAFAALDVFETEPLDADSPLWEHDKVFISSHSSGKVEHFRDALFTVVEPNVRAYAKNGKPSLNVIDYDKSY, from the coding sequence ATGGCTAATATTTTAATAAATGAAAAACTTAAAGAATCGCAACTTAAAACAATCGCAGAGTTATTACCGGAATATGAGATACTGACTGAATTAGAGACAGATAAATTAAGGAATACTGAAGTAATCGTAAATTGGTCAAAAAAAATGACTGAACTATGGGAGGAAGGTAAGTTTCCGAATCTAAAATGGGTACAAGCGACCTCAGCTGGTGTTAGCTATTTACCTTTAAAAAAATTCCAAGAAAAAGGGATTGTGTTAACAAACGCATCGGGAATCCATAAATATACAATTACCGAACACATAGTTGGAGTCTTGTTAAGTTATTTAAGAGATTTCGATCAGTTAAAAGAAAATCAAGAAAAGAAGCATTGGACAAATGAAGTTCGTGTAAAACAGTTATATGGAAAAACAATTCTAATTTACGGTATTGGAAGCATTGGCCGTCAACTTGCTCGTGTTTGCCAAAGTTTTGGCATGCACGTGATTGGTGTAAATACTAGTGGCGACGCTGTTGATGAAGCAGATAAGACTTTGTCACAAGAAAATAGTGATACACGCATTCAAGATGCTGATATAATCGTAAATATTCTGCCAGAGACACAAGAAACAATTGGCTTTTTTAACCACCAACGTTTCCAAAAAATGAAAGCCCAAACCTTATTTGTAAACGTGGGACGTGGTAGTGCGGTTGATACAGAAGCACTTATAGAGGCTTTAGATAATGATATTATTGCTTTTGCTGCCCTCGACGTTTTTGAAACAGAGCCACTTGATGCTGACAGCCCGTTATGGGAACATGATAAAGTATTTATATCATCACATAGTTCTGGCAAGGTTGAACATTTTAGAGATGCCTTGTTTACAGTAGTGGAACCGAATGTACGTGCTTATGCTAAAAATGGAAAACCTTCACTTAATGTGATAGACTACGATAAAAGTTATTAA
- a CDS encoding RluA family pseudouridine synthase, producing the protein MIYEWYLERDQDILLLTFLREQGVSRKLLTKVRHYGGKVCINGQEAYMRTHLKEGDFIQLFVPDEGEHETTVPSQIPIKILYEDAHFLVVDKPFGVASIPSRQQPDMSMANRVKGYYQSQNYPDQIIHIVTRLDRDTTGAMLFAKSKYAHALMDKQLQNKTLEKIYYTILTDTAILPSEHGYIDQPIGRTEDSIITRMVREDGKPALTEYWVEHSYPDGQLVRVKLHTGRTHQIRVHFAYMQAPLLGDSLYNGRLDATIQRQALHCKELSFIHPITKEPLHIVSEFPEDFQNWLGEQEVKEGRENARTTI; encoded by the coding sequence GTGATTTATGAATGGTATTTAGAACGAGATCAAGATATATTATTACTAACATTTTTAAGAGAACAAGGGGTGTCACGCAAATTACTGACAAAAGTTCGCCATTATGGCGGGAAGGTATGTATAAATGGTCAAGAGGCCTATATGCGGACACATTTAAAAGAGGGGGATTTTATCCAGTTATTTGTTCCTGACGAAGGCGAACATGAAACGACTGTTCCCAGTCAAATTCCTATCAAGATTTTATATGAAGATGCGCATTTCTTAGTTGTAGATAAACCTTTTGGTGTTGCATCGATTCCTTCCAGACAACAACCCGATATGTCGATGGCGAATCGCGTGAAAGGCTACTATCAGTCGCAGAATTATCCCGACCAGATTATCCATATTGTGACACGGTTAGATCGTGATACAACCGGGGCAATGCTGTTTGCAAAAAGTAAATATGCCCATGCTTTAATGGATAAGCAATTACAAAATAAAACGCTGGAAAAAATATACTATACAATTTTAACGGATACTGCAATACTTCCATCTGAGCACGGCTACATTGACCAACCCATTGGTAGAACGGAAGATTCTATTATTACGCGAATGGTTCGTGAAGATGGGAAACCAGCACTTACTGAGTATTGGGTAGAACATAGTTATCCAGATGGACAACTCGTACGCGTCAAACTACATACCGGGCGTACACACCAGATTCGTGTTCATTTTGCTTATATGCAGGCACCTCTACTGGGAGATTCTTTATATAATGGACGCTTGGATGCCACAATTCAACGTCAAGCCTTGCATTGTAAGGAGTTGTCCTTTATACATCCAATTACAAAAGAGCCTCTTCATATTGTTTCTGAATTTCCAGAAGACTTCCAAAACTGGTTAGGAGAGCAAGAGGTTAAGGAAGGAAGAGAAAATGCAAGAACAACAATATGA
- the mgtE gene encoding magnesium transporter encodes MQEQQYEFEIDLETERIEQLLQSNNLVDFREEFLSYPLYEQAQIYRNLNEESRLQIYSYLSPQEISNMFEILEEDIESIEEYLLEMNKQYAADMLGEMYTDNAVDMLQQLPTDEIPTYLRLMDAKQAKQIREIIHYEDETAGSIMTTEYVSLKANQTVRSAMAILKSMAKEAETIYYTYVINTEGQLVGVLSLRDLIISNEDVMIRDIMSDRVVTVNVDDDQADVAHVARDYDFLALPVIDENNVLLGIITVDDIMDVMHEEATSDYSGLAAVDVDEVTNNPFEAAKKRLPWLITLLFLGMGTSSLISNYEGLISEAAILSVFVTLITGTAGNAGTQSLAVAVRKIGQPETEKRNFSAMILQELLTGLISGLVTGITIMIVVGIWKGNFILGAIIGFSMLMAITVANLAGSLIPILMDRLGFDPAVASGPFISTFSDLTSVLIYFSIAQYFLSNFL; translated from the coding sequence ATGCAAGAACAACAATATGAGTTTGAAATTGATTTGGAAACAGAGCGAATTGAACAATTATTACAAAGTAACAATTTAGTTGATTTTCGTGAAGAATTTTTGTCTTATCCCCTTTATGAACAAGCACAAATTTATCGAAATTTAAATGAAGAAAGTCGTTTGCAAATTTATAGCTATTTATCTCCCCAAGAAATTTCAAATATGTTCGAAATACTTGAGGAAGATATTGAATCGATTGAAGAATACCTTTTAGAAATGAATAAACAATATGCGGCTGATATGCTAGGAGAAATGTACACTGATAACGCGGTAGATATGTTGCAACAGCTACCAACTGATGAAATCCCTACTTATTTACGCTTAATGGATGCCAAACAAGCAAAGCAAATCCGTGAGATTATCCATTATGAAGATGAAACAGCAGGGTCAATAATGACCACTGAATATGTTTCTTTAAAGGCGAACCAAACGGTACGCTCAGCCATGGCTATTTTGAAAAGTATGGCTAAGGAAGCAGAAACAATTTATTATACGTACGTGATTAATACAGAAGGACAGCTAGTAGGTGTTTTATCTTTAAGGGATTTAATTATTTCAAATGAGGATGTCATGATTCGCGATATCATGAGTGACCGGGTTGTCACGGTCAACGTTGATGATGACCAAGCAGATGTTGCACACGTTGCACGTGATTATGATTTCTTAGCGTTACCTGTTATTGATGAAAATAATGTTTTATTAGGTATCATTACAGTGGATGATATCATGGATGTTATGCACGAAGAAGCAACCAGCGATTACTCTGGTTTAGCTGCGGTTGATGTTGACGAGGTAACTAATAATCCCTTTGAAGCTGCAAAAAAACGTTTGCCTTGGTTAATTACTTTGTTATTTTTAGGAATGGGAACATCTAGTTTAATCAGTAACTACGAAGGGTTAATTTCAGAGGCAGCTATTTTATCGGTGTTTGTGACATTGATTACCGGAACTGCTGGGAATGCAGGGACACAATCGTTGGCTGTGGCCGTTCGTAAGATTGGACAACCTGAAACAGAAAAAAGAAACTTTTCAGCGATGATTCTCCAAGAACTATTGACTGGTCTTATTTCCGGTCTGGTAACGGGTATTACGATTATGATAGTAGTAGGTATCTGGAAAGGAAACTTTATTTTAGGGGCTATTATTGGTTTTTCTATGTTGATGGCTATTACAGTCGCTAACTTAGCAGGGAGTTTGATTCCTATTTTAATGGACCGTCTTGGTTTTGACCCAGCTGTAGCAAGCGGACCGTTTATATCAACTTTTAGTGATTTAACATCTGTCCTTATTTATTTTAGTATTGCTCAGTACTTTTTATCAAATTTCTTATAA
- a CDS encoding GNAT family N-acetyltransferase: MLTFELSTDIESTIYQDALALRHSVFVDEQNVSLAIEIDEKESSCIHVVGYDQKKRPLVTARLYPLNAQTFKLQRVAVLLRERGNNYGKEIMAFMEAKAKQLGATEMVLGAQVHALPFYEKLDYQICSEQYEEAGIYHYDMKKVL, translated from the coding sequence ATGCTAACATTTGAATTATCAACGGATATAGAATCAACTATTTATCAAGATGCTTTAGCCTTGCGTCATAGTGTTTTTGTAGACGAGCAAAACGTTTCGCTTGCTATCGAAATTGATGAAAAAGAATCTTCTTGTATCCACGTGGTCGGTTATGATCAAAAAAAACGCCCTTTAGTAACGGCTAGACTTTATCCCCTTAATGCACAAACCTTCAAATTACAGCGTGTGGCTGTCCTTCTGCGTGAACGCGGGAACAACTACGGGAAAGAAATTATGGCTTTTATGGAGGCTAAAGCAAAACAACTCGGTGCAACAGAAATGGTTCTGGGTGCCCAAGTTCATGCTCTTCCGTTCTATGAAAAGCTAGACTATCAAATATGCAGTGAGCAATATGAAGAAGCCGGAATCTACCACTATGATATGAAAAAAGTACTATAA
- a CDS encoding FAD-dependent oxidoreductase, producing MKVVVVGCTHAGTAAVKTILSENNDVDVTVYERNDNVSFLSCGIALYVGGVVEDAQSLFYSNPEELESLGANVNMEHDVKNIDTDNKTLTVENLKTGETFEESYDKLVMTTGSWPIIPPIKGIESKNVVLCKNYNQAKELIERKTDKQKITVVGGGYIGIELVEAFANDGKDVTLIDGLDRILNKYLDNEFTDILETELKDRGIKIQLNEMVQGFVDSESGDTTTVVTSEGEYESELVILCVGFRPSTELLKGKVDMIGNGAIIVDDYMRTSIPDVYAAGDNCAVHYNPNGGHAYIPLATNAVRMGFLVGKNIKDTKMKYRGTQSTSGLHLFGFNIGSTGVTAASSGAFGLETKSVLFEDYYRPEFMPTNEKLLMKLVYEKETLRIVGGQVMSKYDITQSANTLSLAIQGRMTIEDLALVDFFFQPHFDRPWNYLNLLAQKALEQEGLINHVEKESFDQA from the coding sequence ATGAAAGTAGTTGTAGTTGGATGTACACATGCGGGAACCGCAGCCGTTAAAACAATCCTATCGGAAAACAATGATGTAGACGTTACAGTTTATGAGCGTAACGACAACGTATCCTTTTTATCATGTGGGATTGCCCTTTATGTAGGTGGCGTTGTTGAAGATGCACAAAGCCTCTTTTACTCAAATCCTGAAGAGCTAGAATCGTTAGGTGCTAACGTTAATATGGAGCACGACGTAAAAAATATAGATACAGATAATAAGACACTTACTGTTGAAAACCTTAAAACAGGTGAAACCTTTGAAGAGTCATATGATAAATTAGTTATGACAACCGGATCATGGCCAATTATTCCGCCGATTAAAGGAATTGAAAGTAAAAATGTTGTATTGTGTAAAAATTATAACCAAGCTAAAGAACTAATTGAACGTAAAACTGACAAACAAAAAATAACAGTTGTTGGTGGCGGTTATATTGGTATTGAATTAGTAGAAGCATTTGCAAATGATGGTAAAGATGTCACATTAATCGATGGTTTAGATCGTATCTTAAACAAATATTTAGATAACGAATTTACTGATATTCTAGAAACAGAATTGAAAGATCGTGGCATTAAAATTCAACTGAATGAAATGGTACAAGGGTTTGTTGATAGCGAATCTGGAGACACGACAACGGTTGTGACAAGCGAAGGGGAATACGAATCTGAACTTGTTATTCTATGTGTAGGATTCCGCCCAAGTACGGAGCTATTAAAAGGCAAAGTTGATATGATAGGAAACGGTGCAATCATTGTTGATGATTACATGCGTACAAGTATTCCAGATGTTTACGCAGCAGGAGACAACTGTGCGGTACATTACAATCCAAACGGCGGACATGCTTATATTCCACTTGCAACAAATGCTGTTCGAATGGGATTCCTAGTAGGTAAAAACATTAAAGATACAAAAATGAAATACCGTGGAACACAATCGACATCAGGCTTGCACTTGTTCGGATTTAATATTGGTTCAACTGGTGTGACTGCTGCAAGTTCTGGTGCTTTCGGTTTAGAAACAAAATCTGTTCTATTTGAAGACTACTACCGTCCAGAATTTATGCCAACCAATGAAAAATTACTTATGAAACTTGTTTACGAAAAAGAAACATTGCGCATTGTCGGCGGACAAGTAATGTCTAAATATGATATTACCCAATCTGCTAATACCTTGTCACTTGCTATCCAAGGTCGTATGACAATTGAAGATTTAGCTCTAGTAGACTTCTTCTTCCAACCACACTTTGACCGTCCATGGAACTATTTAAATCTATTGGCACAAAAAGCACTTGAACAAGAAGGATTAATTAACCATGTTGAAAAAGAATCATTTGATCAAGCTTAA
- a CDS encoding hemolysin family protein produces MNADPDSQKLIWQLILIAALTGVNAFFASSEMAFVSLNKNKVANEAIKGDEKARKVLALLENSDDFLATIQVAITFAGFLSSASAANSFANLLKPYLGSISGANEIAIVIVTFILSYISLVFGELFPKQVAMQRPEQLAYAGAGIITTTQKIMTPFVRLLSFSTRALEKITPLDFSDKSESYSREEVRTMLEHSSTEGLIEAAEFKMLKGVLAMDNKLAREIMVPRTNTFMLDINEDSYENIQAALVSPHTRIPVYNDEKDDVIGLLHLKNLLKESRYTPTDQIDLRKILNRPLFVPETIVIDELMTVLKRTHNQMAILHDEYGGMVGIVTLEDILEEIVGEIEDEYDEAYILIERKDDNYYEVEGATPLYRFNEFFNTNLESPLVDTIAGYLLTEVGMLPENGESVGIEIEGLKIYTLEFDSNRLSKVSVVYSDGSPHETPERLVVEQVPKMSKKNKS; encoded by the coding sequence ATGAACGCAGATCCCGATAGTCAGAAGTTGATTTGGCAATTAATTTTGATAGCAGCTTTAACAGGTGTTAATGCTTTTTTTGCATCATCAGAGATGGCTTTTGTATCACTAAATAAAAATAAAGTTGCGAATGAAGCAATTAAAGGTGATGAAAAAGCGCGCAAAGTTTTAGCATTGCTAGAAAACTCAGATGATTTTTTAGCTACCATTCAAGTTGCCATTACTTTTGCAGGTTTCCTTTCCAGTGCTTCTGCCGCAAATTCATTTGCTAATCTCTTAAAACCCTATCTTGGTAGTATATCTGGAGCAAATGAAATTGCTATTGTGATTGTTACTTTTATTTTATCGTATATTTCATTGGTTTTTGGTGAGCTATTCCCTAAACAAGTCGCTATGCAAAGACCTGAGCAACTTGCTTATGCAGGGGCAGGTATTATCACCACGACTCAAAAAATAATGACACCGTTCGTACGCTTGTTATCTTTTTCTACAAGAGCTTTAGAAAAAATAACACCTTTAGATTTTTCAGATAAAAGTGAAAGTTACTCGCGCGAAGAAGTCCGTACGATGCTCGAGCATAGCAGCACCGAAGGGTTAATCGAAGCAGCTGAGTTTAAAATGTTAAAAGGTGTATTGGCTATGGACAATAAACTTGCTCGAGAAATTATGGTGCCACGGACAAATACCTTTATGTTAGATATTAATGAAGACTCTTACGAAAATATCCAAGCAGCACTCGTTTCACCACATACCCGCATTCCTGTTTATAACGATGAAAAAGATGATGTGATTGGTCTCCTGCATTTAAAAAACTTACTAAAAGAATCACGTTATACGCCAACTGACCAAATTGATTTGCGAAAAATTTTAAATCGGCCGCTGTTTGTTCCTGAAACGATTGTTATAGATGAATTAATGACTGTCTTGAAGCGTACACATAATCAAATGGCGATTCTGCATGACGAGTACGGTGGAATGGTCGGGATTGTTACCTTAGAAGATATTCTAGAAGAAATAGTGGGCGAAATAGAAGATGAATATGATGAAGCCTATATACTAATTGAACGAAAAGATGATAATTACTACGAGGTAGAAGGAGCCACACCACTTTACCGCTTTAATGAATTTTTTAATACCAACTTAGAATCGCCTTTGGTAGACACAATAGCGGGTTATCTATTGACGGAAGTGGGAATGTTACCGGAAAATGGAGAGTCAGTGGGGATTGAGATAGAAGGACTAAAAATTTATACTTTAGAATTCGATAGCAATCGCCTCTCTAAAGTGAGTGTGGTTTATAGTGATGGGTCTCCACATGAAACTCCTGAACGATTAGTTGTAGAACAAGTTCCAAAAATGTCTAAAAAAAATAAAAGTTGA
- a CDS encoding peptide chain release factor 3, which translates to MAQTLAEKVQSRKTFAIISHPDAGKTTITEQLLLFGGAIRQAGTVKGKKSGKFAKSDWMAIEKQRGISVTSSVMQVDYDGFQINILDTPGHEDFSEDTYRTLMAVDSAVMVIDSGKGIEPQTKKLFKVCRMRGIPIFTFINKLDRDGREPMDLVAELEEVLEIDAYPMNWPMGMGKNFLGIYDIYNERVEVTHPEQNGDNDFLPLNDKGEIVGDYPIKDSTIYTQALDEALLLKEAGNKFDEEAITNGELTPVFFGSALTGFGVHTFLDAFIDFAPQPASKKTAEGDVVPTDAEDLTGFIFKIQANMNPAHRDRIAFMRICSGEFEPGVDVTIQRTNKKMKLSHTTQFMADSRGNVESAVAGDIIGLYDTGNLQIGDTLYEGKDPVQFEALPQFTPELFMKVTPKNVMKQKSFYKGVKQLVQEGAIQLYKTYHTEEFIIGAVGQLQFEVFQYRLLHEYKAEVDMTPMGSKIARWIDEDDLDTNMSSSRNLLCKDRFDNPVLLFENQFAVRWFEDKYPDIKLRSLL; encoded by the coding sequence ATGGCTCAAACATTAGCAGAAAAAGTACAGTCAAGAAAAACATTTGCCATCATCTCTCATCCCGATGCTGGTAAAACGACCATTACGGAACAACTCCTTCTTTTTGGAGGGGCAATTCGTCAAGCAGGGACCGTAAAAGGAAAAAAGTCTGGAAAATTTGCAAAATCAGACTGGATGGCAATTGAAAAACAACGGGGAATTTCCGTGACAAGTTCCGTCATGCAAGTTGACTACGATGGTTTTCAAATCAATATACTAGATACACCGGGTCACGAGGACTTCTCCGAGGATACTTATCGAACCTTGATGGCTGTGGATAGTGCCGTCATGGTTATTGATAGCGGTAAAGGGATTGAACCACAAACTAAAAAACTTTTTAAGGTTTGTCGTATGCGTGGGATTCCAATATTCACCTTTATCAATAAACTAGACCGGGATGGCCGTGAACCCATGGACTTAGTAGCGGAATTAGAAGAAGTGTTAGAAATAGATGCTTATCCAATGAATTGGCCTATGGGGATGGGTAAGAACTTTTTAGGAATCTATGATATTTATAATGAACGTGTTGAAGTGACGCATCCAGAACAAAATGGTGATAATGATTTCTTACCTTTAAATGATAAAGGAGAAATCGTTGGTGACTATCCAATCAAAGATTCAACTATTTATACACAGGCTCTAGATGAAGCATTGCTTTTGAAAGAGGCGGGTAATAAGTTTGATGAAGAAGCGATTACCAACGGTGAATTAACACCAGTATTTTTTGGTTCGGCTCTAACCGGCTTTGGTGTCCACACATTCCTAGATGCTTTTATTGACTTTGCACCCCAACCAGCTAGTAAAAAAACAGCAGAAGGTGACGTTGTTCCTACAGATGCAGAAGATTTGACTGGGTTTATTTTTAAAATCCAAGCCAATATGAATCCTGCTCATCGTGATCGAATTGCCTTTATGCGTATTTGCTCGGGTGAATTTGAACCAGGTGTCGATGTAACCATTCAACGGACCAATAAAAAGATGAAATTATCACACACGACACAGTTTATGGCAGATTCAAGGGGAAATGTTGAAAGTGCAGTAGCTGGCGATATTATCGGTCTGTACGATACTGGAAACTTACAAATTGGTGATACGCTTTATGAAGGTAAGGACCCGGTTCAATTTGAAGCTTTACCGCAATTTACTCCTGAACTATTCATGAAAGTAACACCTAAAAATGTTATGAAACAAAAATCATTTTATAAAGGCGTTAAACAGCTCGTACAAGAAGGAGCGATTCAGCTCTATAAAACCTATCACACAGAAGAATTTATTATTGGAGCTGTAGGGCAGTTACAATTTGAGGTCTTTCAATATCGCTTGTTGCATGAATACAAAGCAGAAGTGGACATGACACCGATGGGTTCTAAAATCGCCCGTTGGATTGATGAAGATGATTTGGATACCAATATGTCATCAAGTAGAAATCTCTTATGTAAGGATCGTTTTGATAACCCGGTCCTCTTGTTTGAAAATCAATTTGCAGTTCGGTGGTTTGAAGATAAATATCCGGATATAAAATTACGTTCTTTATTATAA